The Benincasa hispida cultivar B227 chromosome 11, ASM972705v1, whole genome shotgun sequence genome has a segment encoding these proteins:
- the LOC120091961 gene encoding uncharacterized protein LOC120091961: MLKSTEELGENATGGHETSENNEYVRLVIANEASPLELEILRPQDKSENVFSLKWWIKVSLWSIISIVFLLAFFKWGVPFLFEKVIIPIMKWEATAFGRPMLALMLVASLALFPVFFIPSGPSMWLAGMIFGYGLGFVIIMVGTTIGMVLPYLIGLFFRDRIHQWLMRWPQKAEMLRLAGEGSWFRQFQVVALFRVSPFPYTIFNYAIVVTSMRFWPYLCGSIAGMIPEAFIYIYSGRLMRTLADVQYGKHHLTTVEIVYNVISFIIAIITIIIFTVYAKRMLNNLQMAEDDRKYSVSLPGSFEVENLSHERSPINVMKEDRAVEEVVAEITHKIRVAGILDKVERAPKPTDQFRG, from the exons ATGCTCAAATCAACAGAAGAACTAGGTGAAAATGCTACTGGCGGGCATGAAACAAGTGAGAACAATGAATACGTAAGGCTAGTCATTGCTAATGAAGCAAGTCCTTTGGAATTGGAGATTCTACGGCCTCAAGACAAATCGGAAAACGTATTTTCCTTGAAGTGGTGGATCAAAGTCTCTCTATGGTCCATTATTAGTATCGtatttcttcttgctttctTCAAGTGGGGAGTTCCATTTCTTTTTGAGAAG GTCATCATCCCAATTATGAAGTGGGAGGCTACTGCCTTTGGTCGACCTATGCTTGCACTAATGCTTGTTGCTTCTCTGGCATTATTTCCCGTATTTTTTATTCCCTCTGGCCCTTCAATGTGGTTGGCTGGGATGATTTTTGGCTATGGCCTTGGGTTCGTTATAATAATGGTTGGAACAACTATTGGGATGGTCCTGCCATATTTAATTGGATTATTTTTCCGTGATCGAATTCAT CAATGGTTAATGAGATGGCCTCAAAAAGCCGAAATGCTCAGACTTGCTGGGGAAGGGAGCTGGTTTCGTCAGTTTCAAGTTGTTGCACTCTTTAGGGTTTCACCATTTCCGTACACTATTTTTAATTATGCAATTGTGGTAACAAGTATGAGGTTTTGGCCCTACTTGTGCGGGTCAATTGCTGGAATGATACCAGAGGCTTTCATTTACATTTACAG TGGTCGGCTAATGAGGACACTAGCAGATGTACAATATGGAAAGCATCACCTGACAACTGTTGAGATTGTGTATAACGTGATCTCCTTCATCATCGCGATCATCACTATTATTATTTTCACTGTTTATGCAAAAAGGATGCTGAACAACCTTCAAATGGCAGAAGATGATAGGAAGTATTCTGTCTCCCTCCCTGGCAGTTTTGAGGTGGAGAATCTTTCACATGAAAG ATCTCCGATCAATGTGATGAAAGAAGATAGAGCTGTAGAAGAAGTCGTTGCTGAGATTACCCACAAAATAAGAGTTGCTGGAATACTTGATAAAGTGGAAAGAGCTCCCAAACCAACAGATCAGTTTAGAGGGTGA
- the LOC120091960 gene encoding endoglucanase 25-like codes for MSMYGRDPWGGPLEINAADSATDDDRSRNLQDLDRAALSRPLDETQQSWLLGPGEQKKKKYVDLGCIIVSRKIFVWTVGTLLVSGFLAGLITLIVKTVPRHHHPHPPPDNYTLALHKALMFFNAQRSGKLPKHNNVSWRGNSCTRDGDGSSSLFKDLSGGYYDAGDAIKFNFPASFAMTMLSWSVIEYSAKYEAAGELNHVKDIIKWGSDYFLKTFNHTADSINSIVMQVGVGDTSGGNTSPNDHYCWMRPEDIDYVRPVLTCSSCSDLAAEMAAALASASIVFKDNKAYSQKLVHGAKTLFKFARAQRGRYSAGNAEAAIFYNSTSYWDEFVWGGAWLYYATGNSSYLQLSTTPGIAKHAGAFWGGPDYGVLSWDNKLAGAQVLLSRLRLFLSPGYPYEEILRTFHNQTSIIMCSYLPFFTKFNRTRGGLIQLNHGRPQPLQYIVNAAFLATLYSDYLEAADTPGWYCGPNFYSTEVLRDFAKTQIDYILGKNPRKMSYVVGFGNHYPKHVHHRGASIPKNKIKYNCKGGWKWRDTTKPNPNTLIGAMVAGPDKRDGFHDVRTNYNYTEPTLAGNAGLVAALVALSGEKTNGIDKNTIFSAVPPMFPTPPPPPAPWKP; via the exons ATGAGTATGTACGGGCGAGATCCGTGGGGGGGTCCGCTTGAGATTAACGCGGCGGATTCGGCCACCGACGACGATCGGAGCCGGAATTTGCAGGATTTGGACAGGGCAGCTCTGTCTCGGCCTCTCGATGAGACTCAACAGAGCTGGTTGCTTGGACCTGGTgagcagaagaagaaaaagtatGTGGATCTCGGCTGCATTATTGTCAGCCGCAAGATCTTCGTCTGGACTGTTGGAACCCTACTTGTATCTGGGTTTCTCGCCGGTCTTATTACTTTAATCGTTAAAACGGTGCCGCGCCACCACCACCCCCACCCGCCGCCGGACAATTACACCCTTGCCCTCCATAAAGCTCTCATGTTCTTCAACGCTCAGCGAT CTGGTAAGCTCCCGAAGCATAATAATGTATCCTGGAGGGGCAATTCCTGCACAAGGGATGGCGATGGTTCATCGTCTCTCTTTAAAGATCTTTCTGGTGGCTACTACGATGCTGGAGATGCAATTAAGTTCAACTTTCCTGCCTCTTTTGCCATGACCATGTTAAGCTGGAGTGTCATTGAATACAGTGCAAAATATGAAGCTGCTGGAGAACTCAACCATGTCAAAGATATTATTAAGTGGGGAAGTGATTACTTCCTCAAGACTTTTAACCATACTGCTGATTCTATTAATAGTATTGTTATGCAG GTTGGAGTGGGGGATACCTCTGGAGGAAATACAAGTCCAAATGATCATTATTGTTGGATGCGCCCGGAGGACATTGATTATGTACGACCTGTACTAACATGCAGTAGTTGCTCGGATCTTGCTGCCGAAATGGCTGCTGCTTTAGCTTCAGCATCCATTGTCTTCAAAGACAACAAGGCATACTCACAGAAACTTGTCCATGGTGCCAAAACACTCTTCAAGTTTGCCAGAGCGCAGAGAGGCAGATACAGTGCAGGTAATGCAGAAGCTGCAATCTTCTATAACTCAACTAGTTATTGGGATGAGTTTGTGTGGGGTGGAGCTTGGTTATATTATGCTACTGGAAATTCTAGTTATCTTCAACTTTCTACCACTCCTGGCATTGCCAAACATGCGGGTGCTTTCTGGGGTGGACCTGACTATGGAGTGTTGAGCTGGGACAACAAGCTTGCTGGTGCCCAG GTTCTTCTAAGTCGTTTGCGGCTGTTCTTGAGCCCTGGATATCCATATGAGGAAATCTTGAGGACGTTCCACAATCAAACTAGCATAATCATGTGTTCCTACCTTCcatttttcacaaaatttaaTCGTACTAGAG GAGGCCTAATTCAGCTAAACCATGGAAGGCCACAGCCTCTTCAGTACATCGTCAATGCAGCCTTTTTAGCTACCCTTTACAGTGATTATTTGGAAGCAGCAGATACACCTGGATGGTACTGTGGACCCAATTTCTATTCAACTGAGGTTTTGCGTGACTTTGCCAAGACCCAG ATTGATTATATCCTTGGCAAAAACCCACGTAAGATGAGTTACGTTGTCGGTTTTGGCAATCATTATCCGAAACACGTGCATCATAGAGGTGCATCTATTCCGAAGAACAAGATCAAGTATAACTGCAAAGGAGGATGGAAATGGAGGGACACCACAAAGCCCAACCCAAATACACTTATTGGTGCCATGGTTGCTGGTCCGGATAAGCGTGACGGGTTTCATGATGTTCGCACCAATTATAACTACACTGAGCCAACCCTAGCTGGAAATGCAGGCTTGGTTGCGGCGCTCGTTGCTCTGTCCGGTGAAAAGACAAATGGAATCGACAAGAACACCATCTTCTCTGCTGTGCCTCCAATGTTTCCAACTCCACCACCACCTCCAGCACCTTGGAAACCTTGA
- the LOC120090036 gene encoding very-long-chain (3R)-3-hydroxyacyl-CoA dehydratase PASTICCINO 2A, with the protein MAGFLSTLRRLYLTIYNWTLFFGWVQVFYFSIKQLKESGHQQVYNAVERPLQFAQTAAVLEILHGLVGLVRSPVTATLPQIGSRLYVTWGILWSFPEVRNHILVTSLVISWSITEIIRYAFYGMKEAFGFAPSWLLWLRYSTFLLLYATGISSEVGLIYLALPYMKESGKYSFRMPNKWNFSFDYFYAAILVLAIYAPGSPHMYRYMLVQRSKALSKSKKE; encoded by the exons ATGGCAGGATTTTTGTCAACTCTTAGGCGTCTCTACCTCACCATTTACAACTGGACTCTCTTCTTCGGATG GGTTCAGGTCTTCTATTTCTCTATCAAGCAATTGAAGGAATCTGGTCATCAACAAGTCTATAATGCCGTCGAACGCCCGCTTCAGTTTGCCCAAACTGCCGCTGTTTTAGAG ATTCTCCATGGCCTCGTTG GTCTGGTGAGATCCCCTGTAACAGCAACATTACCACAAATAGGTTCAAGATTGTATGTGACTTGGGGCATCTTATGGAGTTTCCCTGAG GTGAGGAATCATATACTTGTTACCTCCTTGGTCATCAGCTGGTCTATCACAGAG ATTATCCGCTATGCATTTTACGGCATGAAGGAGGCGTTTGGTTTTGCACCTTCATGGCTTCTATGGCTAAG GTATAGCACATTCCTATTGTTGTATGCAACTGGTATCAGTAGTGAAGTTGGTCTGATCTATCTGGCGCTTCCTTACATGAAG GAATCTGGGAAGTACTCTTTTAGGATGCCAAACAAATGGAACTTCTCTTTCGATTACTTCTATGCAGCAATTCTTGTCCTTGCAATCTATGCACCAG GAAGTCCTCATATGTATAGATACATGCTTGTTCAGAGGTCAAAAGCTctctcaaaatccaaaaaagaGTAG